A stretch of Henckelia pumila isolate YLH828 chromosome 4, ASM3356847v2, whole genome shotgun sequence DNA encodes these proteins:
- the LOC140865996 gene encoding protein ABIL3-like, which translates to MATFTASASMRDPCESCNYDDVFMEQSMILSDSLKDLKNLSKELYSAAEYFELSYMDDNQKEIVANTLKDYAVDAIVNTVDHLGHATYKISYLLDEKVDEVSGNEFHISCMEQRLRRCQYYIDREGLSQQSLMIKAPKYHKRYILPVGETMDGAVQANLRIQECSLNVGDDWHQSRNARATTKETPPSTVSKGRSRKSSFSSKMPNINLEKRTASSPRFPLVRPNSHSSNPASPKCSRPSTPNRSRTTIPTPSLERQMSISEPRKPASMHLYVGNRSPKDSEQLRSKSIRLLKVLLSRSKPKKDETLYTYLDEY; encoded by the exons ATGGCAACATTTACTGCGTCTGCTTCAATGCGTGATCCTTGTGAATCATGTAACTACGATGATGTCTTCATGGAGCAAAGCATGATCCTCTCGGATAGTTTAAAG GACTTGAAGAATCTTAGCAAAGAATTATATTCAGCTGCTGAATACTTTGAGTTGTCTTATATGGATGACAACCAAAAGGAGAT AGTGGCGAATACATTGAAAGATTATGCCGTTGATGCAATTGTTAATACGGTGGACCATTTGGGGCATGCCACCTATAAGATCAGTTATCTGCTGGATGAAAAGGTCGATGAAGTTTCTGGAAATGAATTCCATATATCTTGCATGGAGCAG AGATTGCGGAGATGCCAGTATTACATCGATCGTGAAGGTTTGTCGCAGCAGTCACTAATGATCAAGGCTCCAAAGTATCACAAGAGATACATTTTACCAG TGGGCGAGACAATGGATGGAGCCGTTCAAGCTAACTTAAGAATCCAAGAATGCAGCCTGAATGTTGGAGATGACTGGCACCAATCTAGGAATG CTCGAGCTACAACCAAAGAAACTCCTCCATCAACGGTCAG CAAAGGGCGCTCTAGAAAGTCTTCATTCTCTAGCAAGATGCCTAATATAAATTTGG AAAAACGGACAGCATCTTCCCCCCGGTTTCCTCTTGTACGTCCTAATTCCCACTCGAGCAATCCCGCATCTCCAAAATGTTCACGTCCAAGCACCCCAAATCGTAGCCGGACAACTATTCCAACCCCTTCTCTGGAAAGACAAATG TCCATATCTGAACCTCGGAAACCAGCTTCAATGCATTTGTATGTCGGAAACAGAAGCCCCAAAGATAGTGAACAGCTTCGTAGCAAGAGTATACGACTTCTGAAGGTGTTGCTTAGTCGAAGCAAGCCGAAGAAAGACGAAACATTGTATACTTACTTGGATGAATATTGA
- the LOC140862681 gene encoding uncharacterized protein — protein sequence MTSSKRGVSFSIEEDKLLVTAYLDVSQNPIIGINQSRDKLWSRVVATYNEQVTDSSAEPRTINALQCRWFNINKIVQNFSSCVSQVELSRPSGASEKDILDRAKELFKQSSGLTWRLDHVWQLLKDQEKFRPSNAVLPNFVSNLGNIDSSQSDYSPNTESPTPDSPVLSGFAINLDEDSPSGGFKRPIGIKKAKGKIKANEEHSNDLSIMAKCSQKMVVVMENAEIHRKELIDIERQRNDIMAEKKDNKILLLNSMSVDESVRPYLIKQQQNIYKKRLAKGDSSAGNFAPFGQFFGGTSPPGPNLSDY from the exons ATGACTTCATCTAAACGCGGTGTTTCTTTCTCAATCGAGGAGGACAAACTCCTTGTCACGGCGTATCTTGATGTCTCCCAAAATCCAATAATTGGTATAAACCAATCACGTGATAAGTTGTGGTCACGAGTTGTAGCAACCTACAACGAACAAGTCACTGATAGCTCAGCAGAGCCTCGTACTATTAATGCCCTCCAATGCCGCTGGTTCAACATAAACAAGATTGTTCAAAACTTTAGTTCATGTGTTAGCCAGGTGGAACTTAGCCGTCCAAGTGGTGCTTCTGAGAAAGACATT TTGGATCGAGCAAAAGAATTATTTAAGCAATCATCTGGGTTGACTTGGAGGTTGGATCATGTTTGGCAGTTACTTAAAGATCAAGAGAAGTTTAGACCATCCAACGCTGTTTTACCTAATTTTGTATCAAACCTTGGGAACATCGATTCATCCCAATCAGACTATTCTCCCAACACAGAATCACCAACACCCGATTCTCCAGTTTTATCCGGATTTGCTATAAACCTGGATGAAGATAGCCCATCAGGGGGTTTTAAGCGTCCAATTGGCATAAAAAAGGCCAAAGGAAAAATAAAAGCTAATGAAGAACACTCGAATGACCTTTCCATAATGGCCAAATGTAGTCAGAAAATGGTGGTTGTGATGGAGAATGCTGAGATCCATCGAAAAGAGCTCATTGATATTGAGAGACAAAGAAATGATATAATGGCCGAGAAGAAAGATAATAAAATACTATTGTTGAACTCCATGTCTGTTGATGAGTCAGTGCGTCCATACTTGATCAAACAGCAACAAAACATTTATAAGAAAAGACTAGCAAAGGGGGATAGTTCCGCTGGGAATTTTGCACCTTTCGGACAATTTTTTGGAGGAACTTCACCACCCGGACCCAACCTATCAGACTACTAG